Below is a genomic region from Candidatus Acidiferrales bacterium.
TCGTATACAGGAAATAACAATGAAGATAGAAAGTCTTAAGTTGAAAGGTAATTATATTCGTCTGGAGCAGCTCTCGCATCGACACATCGATGGATTGGTTGCTGCTGCAGCTATTGATCCAGCTCTTTACAAATGGAGTCCTGTTCCACAGGGCAGAGACGAAGTCACGAAGTATGTTGACCTCGCAGTATCGTGGAGCAATACAGGAAGTGCGGTTCCGTTTGCAACTGTCCGCATGGATGATGGAGTAGTCATAGGCTCCAGCCGATTCTTCAACCTGGAGTATTGGCCATGGCCGGAAGGCCATCCTTCATATGGACGCAGCGAACCCGATGCTTGCGAGATCGGTTATACATGGCTGTCCCGCCCGGCGATAAGAACGGGCGCAAATACTGAAGCAAAGCTTCTCATGCTGACACACGCCTTCGAAGTGTGGCATGTGCTCCGCGTCTGTCTGCATACGGATGTTCGTAACGAGCGTTCGCGTGCTGCAATCGAGCGCGTCGGCGGGAAATTCGAAGGGGTGCTCCGATCTCACCGTATGGCTGCCGATTACACGGCGAGAGACTCTGCACGCTACTCAATCATCGCGTCAGAGTGGCCGGAAGTGAGGGAACGACTGATCCGCTTGAGGGATCGAATCCGATAAGGATGAAACTTGGCGGCGGGTAATGGTGTGTAAAAGGAGTGCTGCTGCTATCTCCCATCCCTCCAGATGAAAAAATGCTCGAAAATTACTGTCGAAGGGTGTACCAGCAAGCTTTCAATCCCACTTTTTCCCATTGCAGTACTCCGCCTTTGTTGTATTCATTTCCCAACGACATACGCCAATTCACACAAGAAGTCTTTCCCTCGAAATCATCTTTGGCTTCGCCGATATACTCAACTCGACATATTTCGTCAAAGCCACTCCTCTTCTCCAAGTCCGGGTCGAACAGAATGTTGAAGAATATTATGATAGAAATGAAGTATCACTCCTTTGTAAACTTCTTCCTCTTTTGTCAGAGTGGCAGACTCTTTCCTGGAAATGTCAAAGTGTCATCTTATGGTCCTTGCAAAATGGATCAAAAACGAAGATTTTTAACGGCACAATGCTTGACCTATTCTTCGTAAAATTCACTCAAGCAAAGGAGAGATATTTAAAATGGCAAAAATAATAGGTATCGATCTCGGAACCACGAATTCATGTGTTGCCGTGATGGAAGGTAATAATCCGGCTGTAATAGCGAACTCCGAAGGAGCGAGAACTACACCGTCGGTTGTGGCGCAATCGAAGACGGGCGAGTGGCTTGTCGGCGCGCCCGCCAAGCGTCAGGCAATAACAAATCCGCAGAACACGGTTTTCTCGATCAAGCGGTTCATGGGGAGATTCTTTAATGAAGTCACCGAAGAAATGTCCCGCGTGCCTTATAAAGTGGTACACGGCCCGAACGATTCCGCGCGTGTAGAGATCGGCGGGAGACAATATTCTCCGCCTGAAATAAGTGCGATGATTTTGCAGAAGATGAAACAGACCGCAGAAGATTATCTCGGTGAAAAGATCACGGAAGCCGTAATAACGGTACCGGCTTATTTCAATGATGCTCAAAGGCAGGCAACAAAGGAAGCCGGCGAGATTGCAGGACTAAATGTTCGCAGAATCATAAACGAGCCGACGGCTGCCGCTTTAGCGTACGGACTGGACAAGAAAAACAAGAACGTGAAAGTTGCGGTCTACGATCTTGGTGGCGGCACTTTCGATATTTCCATTCTCGAGCTGGGAGAAGGCGTGTTCGAAGTGAAATCCACGAACGGCGATACACACCTCGGCGGCGACGATTTCGATATGAAGATTATGGATTATATAGCAGATGAGTTCAGGAAGACGGAGAGCATCGACCTTCGCAAGGATCCGATGGCGCTCCAGAGATTGAAGGAAGCTGCCGAGAAGGCAAAGATGGAGCTTTCGTCGCAATTGCAGACTGAAGTGAACCTTCCTTTCATCACTGCAACCGCCGATGGTCCGAAGCATCTCAACATGACAATTACTCGCGCGAAGCTTGAGCAGCTTGTCGGCGATCTCGTTGAAAGAACTATAAATCCCGTCAAGAAAGCTCTCGAAGATGCGAAGCTAACGCCTGCAGGTATCGAAGAAGTAATTCTCGTCGGTGGAATGACGAGGATGCCGAAGGTGCAGGAGATCGTGAAGAATTTCTTCAACCGTGAGCCTCACAAGGGAGTGAACCCGGATGAAGTCGTCGCAGTCGGCGCCAGCATCCAGGGCGCGGTATTGACCGGAGAAATAAAAGACGTTCTCCTTCTCGACGTAACTCCGCTTTCTTTGGGAATCGAGACTCTTGGCGGTGTGATGACCCCATTGATCAAGTCGAACACCACGATCCCGACGCGGAAGAGCGAAATATTTTCCACTGCAGCGGACAATCAGACATCCGTCGAAATACATGTCCTGCAGGGCGAGCGACCGATGGCGCTTGACAACAGGACTCTCGGCAGATTTATTCTCGATGGACTACCGCCTGCTCCCAGGGGAATTCCACAGATCGAAGTCGCGTTCGACATCGACGCTAACGGGATTCTCCATGTTACGGCAAAAGATAAGGCAACGAACAAGGAACAAAGCATACGGATCACTTCTTCAAGCGGTTTGAGCAAAGAAGAAGTGGAAAAAATGAAAAAGGCCGCGGAGGAACATGCCTCCGAAGATAAGACCCGCAAGGAAGAAGTAGAGACA
It encodes:
- a CDS encoding GNAT family protein; the encoded protein is MKIESLKLKGNYIRLEQLSHRHIDGLVAAAAIDPALYKWSPVPQGRDEVTKYVDLAVSWSNTGSAVPFATVRMDDGVVIGSSRFFNLEYWPWPEGHPSYGRSEPDACEIGYTWLSRPAIRTGANTEAKLLMLTHAFEVWHVLRVCLHTDVRNERSRAAIERVGGKFEGVLRSHRMAADYTARDSARYSIIASEWPEVRERLIRLRDRIR
- the dnaK gene encoding molecular chaperone DnaK: MAKIIGIDLGTTNSCVAVMEGNNPAVIANSEGARTTPSVVAQSKTGEWLVGAPAKRQAITNPQNTVFSIKRFMGRFFNEVTEEMSRVPYKVVHGPNDSARVEIGGRQYSPPEISAMILQKMKQTAEDYLGEKITEAVITVPAYFNDAQRQATKEAGEIAGLNVRRIINEPTAAALAYGLDKKNKNVKVAVYDLGGGTFDISILELGEGVFEVKSTNGDTHLGGDDFDMKIMDYIADEFRKTESIDLRKDPMALQRLKEAAEKAKMELSSQLQTEVNLPFITATADGPKHLNMTITRAKLEQLVGDLVERTINPVKKALEDAKLTPAGIEEVILVGGMTRMPKVQEIVKNFFNREPHKGVNPDEVVAVGASIQGAVLTGEIKDVLLLDVTPLSLGIETLGGVMTPLIKSNTTIPTRKSEIFSTAADNQTSVEIHVLQGERPMALDNRTLGRFILDGLPPAPRGIPQIEVAFDIDANGILHVTAKDKATNKEQSIRITSSSGLSKEEVEKMKKAAEEHASEDKTRKEEVETRNQADNLIFQSKKQLQEFGDKIPADKKKALEDAIQKLESAAKTAAVGQLKPEIENLSKVWSEAATYMYQQAQAQQQPGQQSQGTQDSAQSGQSQNTGGQKAAENADYEIIDDKDKK